A stretch of the Vigna radiata var. radiata cultivar VC1973A chromosome 7, Vradiata_ver6, whole genome shotgun sequence genome encodes the following:
- the LOC106765812 gene encoding uncharacterized protein LOC106765812, producing the protein MEEREKASQILQVLEALKQATRHIQRHHTSDSPAVKALLEFQNILSSSDPKLYALSEHLNRLKTLVHSLNNSKGLRSFLTRPLSTHSLSRLAVSIESEIQAWIDRETLLTLSTSLRNPGDGISDLVALLTQFRDRISQGFNRELQDLVLKLKLFSSLETVLLDEKCADRVREQAGLAVAALIRFNKDVFVGQVMMGPTVRALVSMGSVHSVEVLCSLIRSIRSPLVDEIESNGEIPRVIALLNSRDLQLQVLALECVLEIGYFGRKEAVEAMVKEGLVEKLVELQRSENGGDLIENGNERVCGVLERRPFASCVAKFAVQLEVGEGLRQREKRAVKPEILVRVREASLSDAEAATIAAEVLWGSSP; encoded by the coding sequence atggaagagagagagaaagcgTCACAAATCCTGCAAGTGTTGGAAGCTCTCAAACAAGCCACGCGCCACATCCAACGACACCACACCTCCGATTCTCCGGCGGTGAAGGCGCTTCTCGAGTTTCAAAACATTCTCTCATCGTCAGACCCCAAACTCTACGCGCTTTCGGAGCACCTTAATCGCCTCAAAACCCTCGTCCACTCTCTCAACAACTCCAAGGGCCTCCGATCGTTCCTCACTCGCCCTCTCTCCACGCACTCCCTCTCTCGGCTCGCCGTCTCGATCGAGTCCGAAATCCAAGCGTGGATCGACCGCGAAACGCTCCTCACGCTCTCGACTTCGCTACGGAACCCCGGTGATGGTATTAGCGACTTGGTCGCGCTGTTGACTCAGTTTCGGGACCGAATCTCCCAGGGATTTAACCGCGAGTTGCAGGACTTGGTTCTCAAACTCAAGCTATTCTCCTCGTTGGAAACAGTTCTCCTGGATGAAAAGTGTGCGGACCGGGTTCGCGAGCAGGCCGGTCTTGCCGTCGCGGCGCTGATCCGGTTCAATAAAGACGTGTTCGTGGGTCAGGTTATGATGGGCCCAACCGTGCGGGCTTTGGTGTCGATGGGCTCTGTGCACTCGGTAGAGGTGTTGTGCTCGCTGATCAGGTCTATTAGGTCTCCTCTGGTGGACGAGATCGAATCGAATGGCGAGATTCCGAGGGTGATAGCGCTGTTGAATTCCCGCGATTTGCAGCTGCAGGTGCTGGCGTTGGAGTGCGTGTTGGAGATTGGGTACTTCGGGCGCAAGGAAGCGGTGGAGGCTATGGTGAAGGAGGGGTTGGTGGAGAAGCTGGTAGAGTTGCAGAGGTCGGAGAACGGTGGCGATTTGATTGAGAATGGGAATGAAAGAGTTTGTGGGGTTTTGGAAAGACGCCCTTTTGCGAGCTGCGTAGCAAAGTTTGCGGTGCAGTTGGAGGTTGGGGAAGGGCTGCGGCAGAGAGAGAAGAGGGCAGTTAAACCGGAGATTTTGGTGAGAGTCAGAGAAGCTTCTCTTTCTGATGCCGAAGCTGCCACCATTGCTGCTGAGGTTTTGTGGGGTTCTTCGCCATAG